Proteins from a single region of Ananas comosus cultivar F153 linkage group 3, ASM154086v1, whole genome shotgun sequence:
- the LOC109707786 gene encoding uncharacterized protein LOC109707786 encodes MAIVEGFERGLPPYIYRAVHILKLTTFSEVLDWALWAEHGNAHIREEREASEKDGGKKRAPDGSGGQSRSRKPPKYPRSQSKGHGARRCIICGGDHDPRRCKQKEGRCFACGQAGHSRYCPGRTSPAPSIALAPATPRYYGGAPPTAASTGRAMAPRQLKVTRLAPSGPVFAAQAEKPAEAEERNVVAGATHSFISIPFAEMHGIEVQLSKSTWRVEAPERVFTIRKECLACPVQVGNWIMPTHLLVLKRLKGFDLILGMDWLSKYYASIDYKSKVITFREPGQEEFIYRACQSSCFAMTVSASRARKLVSSGCAAYLTTVLEADQETPALESMSVVREFSDVFPAELPEIPSDREIEFVIDLVPGTAPISKAPYRMAPVELKELRAQLQDLLDKEFIKPSVSP; translated from the exons ATGGCAATTGTTGAGGGGTTCGAGCGAGGACTCCCGCCGTATATCTATAGGGCGGTTCATATCCTCAAGCTTACTACTTTCTCAGAGGTGTTAGATTGggcattgtgggcggagcatggcaaTGCCCACATTCGTGAGGAGCGAGAGGCGTCCGAGAAGGACGGGGGTAAGAAGCGTGCCCCTGATGGTTCGGGAGGTCAGTCGAGGTCGAGGAAGCCTCCGAAGTATCCACGATCGCAGTCCAAGGGTCATGGGGCTCGGCGATGCATTATTTGTGGTGGTGATCATGACCCGAGACGTTGTAAGCAGAAGGAGGGGAGATGCTTCGCGTGTGGCCAGGCGGGACACAGTCGTTACTGTCCAGGAAGGACCTCGCCTGCCCCGTCGATTGCATTAGCTCCAGCGACACCGCGCtattatggaggagctccacctacTGCTGCCTCTACTGGACGTGCTATGGCGCCGCGTCAGCTTAAGGTGACCCGGTTGGCTCCGAGCGGACcggtattcgccgctcaagcCGAGAAACCTGCTGAGGCCGAGGAGCgcaacgtcgtggcag gtgctacgcatTCGTTTATCAGTATACCATTTGCTGAGATGCATGGCATAGAGGTTCAACTGAGTAAGAGTACTTGGCGGGTTGAAGCCCCCGAGCGTGTATTTACTATCCGGaaggagtgtttggcgtgtccggTTCAAGTGGGCAACTGGATTATGCCGACACATTTGTTGGTGCTCAAAAGGTTGAAGGGTTTTGATCTgatattgggtatggattggctctcgaagtactatgcatCTATCGATTACAAGAGCAAGGTTATTACCTTTCGCGAGCCAGGACAGGAGGAGTTTATTTATCGAGCTtgccagagctcgtgcttcgccatGACGGTTTCGGCATCTAGGGCGAGGAAGCTAGTTAGCAGCGGTTGCGCAGCTTATTTGACTACCGTTTTGGAGGCTGATCAGGAGACTCCAGCACTTGAGAGTATGTCGGTGGTTCGggagttttcggatgtgtttcccgcggaaTTACCGGAGATACCgtcggatcgggagatcgagttcgtgatagacttggttcccgggaccGCGCCGATATCAAAGGCTCCATACCGTATGGCACCGGTTgaattgaaagagttgagggctcagttgcaagatctcctcgacaaaGAATTCATTaagccaagtgtatcaccgtag